AAGTGGTTGAGGCCGTTCATGCTCAAGGAGGACTAATTTTTCTACAATTTTGGCATTGCGGACGAGCCTCCCATAGTAGTTTTCAGGAAAACGGTCAATTACCCGTTGCCCCTTCAGCTATTAAACTCAATGGAGAGTACGTTCATACTCCGATTGGCAAACAACCTTACGAAACCCCCCGCGCTTTAGAAACTGAGGAAATTCCCCTAATTGTAGAAGACTATCGTCGAGCAGCAGAACGCGCTCAAGAGGCGGGATTTGATGGGGTAGAAATTCACGGTGCGAATGGCTATTTAATCGATCAATTTCTGCAATCTAAAACCAACCATCGGACTGATAGGTATGGTGGGAGTGTGGAAAACCGATATCGCTTTCTCAAAGAAATTGTTGAATCCGTTCTCACCGTTTGGTCGCCAGATCGAGTAGGGGTCAGACTCGCCCCCAATGGGAATTTTAATGATATGGGGTCGCCAGATTTTCGCGAAAATTCTCTGTACATTGCTCAACAGTTAAATGTTTACGGATTAGCTTACCTCCATGTAATGGATGGTTTAGGCTTTGGTTTTCACGAATTAGGAGAACCGATGACGTTGGCAGAATTTCGAGAAGTATTTACAGCACCGCTAATGGGAAATTGTGGGTATACTCAAGAAACTGCTGAAGTTGCCATTAAAGAAGGAAATGTCGATTTAATTGCCTTTGGGCGACCATTTATTAGTAATCCCGATTTAGTAGACCGTTTTGCTAATAGCTGGCCGCTGAATCCCGAAGCAGAGATGAACATTTGGTTTTCATTTGACCGAGAAGGTTATACGGACTTTCCAAACTATAGTCAATGACCCAATTTTCTCTATATGCTCTAACTGATTTCATCTAACTTGCGCCGTACCTCTTGAATATCCTGCCACATTAACCATTTCGGCTTTCCTTGTTCGCGGGAGGGATTTCGCAGTAAATAAGCGGGGTGAAAAATAGGCATACAGAAGCGTCCTTCCCAGTCAAACCACTGACCGCGAATTTTAGTAATTCCTCGTTTATCTGCTAAGATCCCTTGAACGGCTGTGGCACCGGTCAATAAAATGATTTTCGGATTCACTAAGCGGATTTGTTCTAATAAATAAGGCTTACAAGCGTCTATTTCTGAGGACGTGGGTTTACGATTTCCTGGAGGGCGACATTTATTGACATTGCAAATATAAACATCACGCTCGCTATCTAATTTTACCGAAGCTAAAATTTTATCGAGTAACTGACCGGATTTCCCCACAAAGGGTAATCCTTGTTCATCTTCATTTTGTCCAGGCGCTTCTCCCACAATCATCAAGCTAGCTTTGGGATTTCCCCGGTGAATCACTAAATGGGTACGGTTTTGTCCTAATTCGCAGCGCTGACACTGTTGGCAATGTTCGGTTAGGGTTTCTAAGGTTTCATAGGTTCCTGAAGGAATGGGAATTTTGGGATCTTTGGGAATTAATTCTAGGGAAGAAAATTCGGAATTGCCGGCAATACTTGAGTCATCGAATAGATTAAGTTGATCGGAATTAGACATTTCAATGAATAATGAATAATGAATAACTAACAAGGTTTGGCATCTCCTACTGGAGACGGATTCGCTTCCCAAGGGATGAGGTGCCCTACTCGATTGTTTCATCTAATTTGATACATTATATTTTGTTGGTAGTGAGGGCTTTAGCCCTCTCCAGTTAGGCTTTAAAGCACTCTTCGTGCTTACTACAAACAAAGTCCTATTTTAGATGAAACAATCCACTACGGGCTACTATTCCCTATTCCCTCACCTTCTGCAAGAAGTCTATTCGTCTTTGCCTAGGATACTGGCTAAGAGGGCTTTTTGGGCGTGCATTCGGTTTTCTGCCTGATCCCATAAGCGAGATTGGGAGCATTCCATCACTTCATCGGTAATTTCTTCACCACGATGGGCGGGTAAACAATGGAGTACAATGGCTTCGGGATCGGCTAATTTTAATAACTCTGTATTCACCTGATAAGGTTTGAAGAGGGGAATCCGTTCTCTGGCTTCTTTTTCTTGACCCATACTTGCCCAAACATCAGTATATAAAGCATGACATCCTTTGGCCGCTTCTTGGGCATTGTGGGTAACAATCACTTCTGTTTTACCACCCGCAAATTCTTTGGCTTTGGCGACAATGTTCGAGTTGGGTTCATATTCAGCCGAAGGGACAGCAATGCGTACATTCATGCCCATCATCGCACAGCCGAGTAAGAGGGAATTGGCAACATTATTGCCATCGCCAAAATAGGATAGGGTTTTACCTTCGCAACTGCCAAAACATTCTTGAATGGTGAGTAAATCAGCGAAAATTTGGCAAGGATGCTCTAAATCAGTGAGCGCGTTGATGACAGGAATACCAGAAAATTGGGCATAGTCTTCTAATTCTTTTTGTTCAAAGGTACGAATGGCTAAAATATCTAAATACCGGCCCAAAACTCTGGCTGTATCGGTAACAGGTTCGCCACGACTGACTTGGGTGACACTGGGATTGAGGTCAATGACTTGACCGCCCAGTTGATACATAGCAACGCTAAAGCTAACGCGGGTACGGGTTGAAGCTTTACTAAATAAAAGTCCAAGAATTTTACGGCAAGTCCAACTGATGTCTCCTGATTTGAGTTGGGCGGCAAAGGTTAATAGATCGTGCAGTTCGGTAACAGTTAAATCGGCAACGCTTAATAAGTTTCTTCCTTTTAAGGCTTCCATGAAGGTCTCCACAAAACAATAGTATACAAGGAATGGGGAGTAGGGAGTAGGAAATAGGGAATAGAGAATAGGAAAAAGTTGATCTTCCCTATCCTCCCCATTCTCCTATTACCCATTTTGAGGTAACCAATCTTTGAGAGTCATGCCACCCAAAACAGCAGCTAGGATGATTAAGGCTCCAATACCAATGGGACTGGGAACCCAAAAAATGACTTCTAAGTGATTGATTTCTCCGGCCTCAAGTGTCCAAATTAATTGATGATTTTCGGGGTCTGAGACGGGAGTGAGGCTATTTTCAGCTTCGGTAATGGGTTGAGCACCCCAAGGGGTGGTAAGGGCAAATTCTAGATTGAATAGGGAACCGGGACTGACGAGAACATTGCCTTCGGAGGAGAGAACGGCGAGCGATCGCAAATCCACATCCATTTCTAGACGGTTGCGAATGGCAATCCAAAAGTTATTTTGAGTAATGTTGAGTTCCGAGGTGAGTTGGGGTAGGGTTTCATCCTCTGTTTGGGTTTGGAGATTAGTGGGGTTAAAAAACTCATTAAACTTGGAGGTTAAGTCTGCACCATTATAAAAGGGAATGGTGACAAGCAGTTCCCGGTCAGAAATCCGTTGGGTTTTGCCTCGCAATTTTCGGGTACGCTCTTGCAAGCTTTCTAACCATTGTTCGGCTACCACTTGACTGAAATCGTGCAGGCGATCGGAAATTTGCACCCGTTGCACCATTTCTCCATAGGTTTGGCTTTGAAAATTGACCCCCACATCATACTTAACGCATCCTGTGAGGGCGATCGCCAAGATTAAATATAACGGCCAGAAAATCCGAACCCTAGATCGATGTTTTCCCATGATTTTGGTCTATCTCGTGTTGGCTGCCTTCCTATTATCCCTCTATCCGAAGCCAATCCACCCGCCAATAATTAAGGCGATCGCCACTAAAGCCACCCAAAGAAACCGATTATCTTCTGTTTCTACGGAGGACAAATCCACGGGTTCTAACTCCTCTTTGGACTTTGGAGGCTTAACCTGGGTGGTTCCTGTTCCTTGACGATAAAGGCGATCGCTCTCCTCCATGGCGGATAAATCGGGAATCGTAGTATTCCATTCCGAACGGCGATTGAGCTGGGGAGCCTTCAAAATCTCTAATAACCGGCGTGCTTGTTTGCGAGTGTGCCAATCGGGATGATTGTCCAGGGTTTCACATAAAGATAAGGCTTCGTCGCGCTTTCCGGCTGCTTCATAGGCGGTGACTAACCAAATCTGCACTTCACCTCCCAAGGCAGAAGAGCCAGACACTTGGCCCTTGGCAGCTTCTAAATCGGCGATCGCCTCCCGATAGTCTCCACGCTCAAAGGCTTGTTTACCTCTTTCCAACACTTCCATCCTTCCTCCCTAAGCCACAATCATCGAACCAATTCCAGCATCAGTTAGCACTTCTAACAGCAGGGAATGGGGAACCCGGCCATCAATAACATGGGTCGCTCTGACTCCTTGAGCTAAACTTCGGACACAGCATTGCACTTTTGGAATCATTCCTCCGGCGACAATGCCTACCTCAATGAGATTGCGAGCTTCCTGAATATCTAAGCTATCGATCAGGGTTGAGGGGTCTTTATAGTCTCTCAAAATACCGGCTGTATCAGTTAACAAGATCAGTTTTTCCGCCGATAAGGACGCAGCCAATTCTCCAGCTACGGTATCGGCATTAATGTTATAGGCTTGTCCTTGGGGATCGCAGGCGACACTAGAGATTACGGGAATATAACCATTTTCCAACAATGGCTTCAGAACTTTGGTGTTGATACTGCTCACTTCTCCCACAAATCCAATCCCTTCTTGACCCTGGGGGCGAGCGGTAATCAAGTTACCATCTTTACCGCACAGCCCGATCGCCTGGCCCCCAGCTTGATTAATTAAGGAGACAATTTCCTTATTCACCCGACCGACTAACACCATTTCTACCACATCCATCGTCGGTGCATCAGTTACGCGTAGTCCATTCTTGAATTGGGGTTCAATGCCTAATTTGCCCAGCCAGGTGTTAATTTCCGGCCCTCCCCCATGGACTAGCACCGGACGCACTCCCACACAGGAAAGAAACACAATATCGCGCATCACTTGTTCTTTGAGGGTACTATCTTTCATTGCTGCTCCCCCGTATTTAATCACGACCGTCCGACCGGCAAATTTCTGGATATAGGGGAGAGCTTCACTTAAGACACGAACGCGAGTGGGTTCATCTAGATGGTCAGTTACTGCTGTAGACATGAATAGATTCCTTGATTTAACAAAGGTCTGATTGTGGATGAAAGCCGAGTGGCTCAACTGTTAATTGTGAATTGGCTAACAATATAGGTAATGATACAGCAACAACTAGCAGCTAATTTAGGTGATGATACAGGTTGGAGAGACCAAAACTTAAGATTTACAATAAGAACATAGATAATCACTTCTGAAAAGAATAAGGAAGGTAATGAGGGTAGAATTGTGGCGATCGATCTCGAAACCGGGGAGTTTGAACTAGCTGATGATACGATGACGGCTTCGGATCGATTAATGGAACGATACCCAGATGCACAAATCTGGTGCGTTCGCATTGGATACAGGGGCGTTCATCGCTTTGGAGTAGGTCGCTTACTATAACATCATGATGCAGGGAATAGTCAATCGCAATTGTGAGGCAACACTCCGGCTAATGGTGGGTAATGTAAGTTCACAAAGGCAAGTCATTGATGCTGTGATTGATACAGGTTTCACTGGTTTTCTGACTTTGCCTGTATCGGTGCTGACTGATCTCCAACTCAGGGCTTACAGGCGGGAAGAAGGCACTTTAGGCGATGGAAGCACTTGTGTTTTTGATGTTTATCGTGGTTCTGTAAATTGGGATGGAGAGTTTCGACCAATTGATATCAACGCCTCTGAGACTACGCCTTTGGTGGGAATGAGTCTGCTATACGGCTATCAGGTATAGATTAATGCTATTCCTGTAGGTATTGTTACTGTTCGTTCGTTAAATAGTTCAAACTAATCGAACCTAAACCCTACAACTCAATCACCTTGTAAAAATGGAATGGGAAGCGGCGATCCAATATTCTCAAAAAATTCCAATCTGAACCTAATCATAGCGATTAAACTATGAATTAGTTTTTATAATTGTGAACAGAATCGGATTTCAAAATCCGAGGGAGTTGGCTTAGAACGGTATCGGCTACTTGTTTGGGGGACTCAGCTCCAGTGAGCGTTAGATGTAAATCGGCTTGTGCATAGAGATCTTGACGGCGATCGCACAACGTCTGTAAAGTCTCCAGGGGATTGGCCGTTTTTAATAGGGGACGAGTATCATCGGTTTTTAGGCGATCGTAGAGGATTTGTACCGGAACATCAAGCCAAACCACAATCCCATGGCGCAAATAGCCCCAATTCTCCGGTTTTAGGATAATACCGCCACCCGTCGAAATCACAGAGCGCACTTGAGCAGATAATTGGGCTAGTACCTGGGTTTCGAGTTGCCGAAAGCCTTCCTCTCCCTGAGTGGCGAACAATTGGGGAATCTTAGTACCTGCCACTCGTTCAATCAACGTATCCGTATCAAAAAAACGATAATCGAGCTGTTTAGCTAAACCCTGGCCCACTGTAGTTTTACCAGCCCCCATCATACCCACGAGGAAAAGGCTACAGTGTTTAAGGGTGTTGTTCATGGCTCAAAGGATTAACAATTAACGATATAAGAATGATACAGCCAATCCTTAAACTATTATGCACAGCCATAACATTCTGCATCGCGAAACGATTCTTAATTCAGCCGAAGTGATTTATGTATAGCAAAGAAAGGGAGAGTTAGGACTCACACAGAACTGTCCCATCAGCCTATAACAAGGGGCTTAGAGCCAATTGCCTGTCCTAACCAACTCTTTCTCTGCTATAGCAGCAGAAGGGAGAGTTAGGACACTTTCTATTGCTTTCGTGCCTATTGCCTCAAACAATACTGTCCTAACTTAACGAGTTGATTGCTATAAGCCATGCATGCATATTTGCTTTCAATATGCGCCTTGCGAATAAGTTAGCTCATAACTGTGAGAATAGACCTCAAAAATCAAGCCAAAGGGGTCTTCTACATAAACCATTCTGTAAGGCTTTTCCCCAGGATAGTACTCACGGATGGGCATTCTTTGCTTACCACCATGAGCAACTATTTTTTCTACAAGACCTTCTATATCTGGATCTTGTACGCAAAAATGAAATGTACTTGTTTTCCAGTACTCGAAGTCCGTGGGTTTT
This window of the Roseofilum reptotaenium CS-1145 genome carries:
- a CDS encoding alkene reductase — translated: MTASTVSPTLLSPFSLRGLPLKNRIIMAPMTRGRAGSERIPNDLMAEYYAQRASAGLIITEATVISQQANGWVNSPGIYSDEQTEGWKQVVEAVHAQGGLIFLQFWHCGRASHSSFQENGQLPVAPSAIKLNGEYVHTPIGKQPYETPRALETEEIPLIVEDYRRAAERAQEAGFDGVEIHGANGYLIDQFLQSKTNHRTDRYGGSVENRYRFLKEIVESVLTVWSPDRVGVRLAPNGNFNDMGSPDFRENSLYIAQQLNVYGLAYLHVMDGLGFGFHELGEPMTLAEFREVFTAPLMGNCGYTQETAEVAIKEGNVDLIAFGRPFISNPDLVDRFANSWPLNPEAEMNIWFSFDREGYTDFPNYSQ
- a CDS encoding uracil-DNA glycosylase, with the protein product MSNSDQLNLFDDSSIAGNSEFSSLELIPKDPKIPIPSGTYETLETLTEHCQQCQRCELGQNRTHLVIHRGNPKASLMIVGEAPGQNEDEQGLPFVGKSGQLLDKILASVKLDSERDVYICNVNKCRPPGNRKPTSSEIDACKPYLLEQIRLVNPKIILLTGATAVQGILADKRGITKIRGQWFDWEGRFCMPIFHPAYLLRNPSREQGKPKWLMWQDIQEVRRKLDEIS
- the argF gene encoding ornithine carbamoyltransferase — its product is MEALKGRNLLSVADLTVTELHDLLTFAAQLKSGDISWTCRKILGLLFSKASTRTRVSFSVAMYQLGGQVIDLNPSVTQVSRGEPVTDTARVLGRYLDILAIRTFEQKELEDYAQFSGIPVINALTDLEHPCQIFADLLTIQECFGSCEGKTLSYFGDGNNVANSLLLGCAMMGMNVRIAVPSAEYEPNSNIVAKAKEFAGGKTEVIVTHNAQEAAKGCHALYTDVWASMGQEKEARERIPLFKPYQVNTELLKLADPEAIVLHCLPAHRGEEITDEVMECSQSRLWDQAENRMHAQKALLASILGKDE
- a CDS encoding DUF3153 domain-containing protein encodes the protein MGKHRSRVRIFWPLYLILAIALTGCVKYDVGVNFQSQTYGEMVQRVQISDRLHDFSQVVAEQWLESLQERTRKLRGKTQRISDRELLVTIPFYNGADLTSKFNEFFNPTNLQTQTEDETLPQLTSELNITQNNFWIAIRNRLEMDVDLRSLAVLSSEGNVLVSPGSLFNLEFALTTPWGAQPITEAENSLTPVSDPENHQLIWTLEAGEINHLEVIFWVPSPIGIGALIILAAVLGGMTLKDWLPQNG
- the argB gene encoding acetylglutamate kinase, encoding MSTAVTDHLDEPTRVRVLSEALPYIQKFAGRTVVIKYGGAAMKDSTLKEQVMRDIVFLSCVGVRPVLVHGGGPEINTWLGKLGIEPQFKNGLRVTDAPTMDVVEMVLVGRVNKEIVSLINQAGGQAIGLCGKDGNLITARPQGQEGIGFVGEVSSINTKVLKPLLENGYIPVISSVACDPQGQAYNINADTVAGELAASLSAEKLILLTDTAGILRDYKDPSTLIDSLDIQEARNLIEVGIVAGGMIPKVQCCVRSLAQGVRATHVIDGRVPHSLLLEVLTDAGIGSMIVA
- a CDS encoding clan AA aspartic protease, giving the protein MMQGIVNRNCEATLRLMVGNVSSQRQVIDAVIDTGFTGFLTLPVSVLTDLQLRAYRREEGTLGDGSTCVFDVYRGSVNWDGEFRPIDINASETTPLVGMSLLYGYQV
- a CDS encoding shikimate kinase, producing MNNTLKHCSLFLVGMMGAGKTTVGQGLAKQLDYRFFDTDTLIERVAGTKIPQLFATQGEEGFRQLETQVLAQLSAQVRSVISTGGGIILKPENWGYLRHGIVVWLDVPVQILYDRLKTDDTRPLLKTANPLETLQTLCDRRQDLYAQADLHLTLTGAESPKQVADTVLSQLPRILKSDSVHNYKN